One Paraburkholderia aromaticivorans genomic region harbors:
- the galU gene encoding UTP--glucose-1-phosphate uridylyltransferase GalU — protein MLKVTKAVFPVAGLGTRFLPATKASPKEMLPIVDKPLIQYAVEEAMAAGITEMIFVTGRSKRAIEDHFDKSYEIEAELEARGKDKLLELVRSIKPSHVDCFYVRQPEALGLGHAVMCAEKLVGDNPFAVILADDLLYGTPPVMTQMIEVFDHYHSSVIGVEEIPAQETKSYGIVDGKEWEDSIIKMSGIVEKPEPSVAPSNLGVVGRYVLKPRIFEHLRALKPGAGGELQLTDAIHSLLADEQVLAYKYHGTRFDCGSKLGYLKATVEFALRHPEVAADFEEYLRTRSPVLEG, from the coding sequence ATGCTAAAAGTTACGAAGGCGGTTTTTCCGGTAGCAGGTCTTGGCACCCGGTTCCTCCCTGCCACGAAGGCTAGCCCGAAAGAGATGCTCCCGATTGTCGACAAGCCACTGATCCAGTACGCGGTCGAAGAGGCAATGGCAGCCGGCATCACCGAAATGATCTTCGTCACGGGCCGCAGCAAGCGCGCGATCGAGGACCACTTCGATAAGTCGTATGAAATCGAGGCGGAACTCGAGGCACGCGGCAAGGACAAGCTGCTGGAGCTCGTGCGCAGCATCAAGCCGAGCCATGTTGACTGTTTCTACGTGCGTCAGCCGGAAGCATTGGGCTTGGGCCACGCGGTGATGTGCGCCGAAAAGCTGGTGGGCGACAACCCGTTCGCCGTCATTCTCGCGGACGACTTGCTGTACGGCACGCCGCCCGTCATGACGCAGATGATCGAGGTGTTCGACCACTATCACAGCTCGGTGATCGGCGTCGAAGAGATTCCCGCTCAGGAAACCAAGTCGTACGGTATCGTCGACGGCAAGGAGTGGGAAGACTCGATCATCAAGATGTCGGGTATCGTCGAAAAGCCGGAGCCGAGCGTGGCGCCGTCGAATCTCGGCGTGGTGGGCCGCTATGTGCTGAAGCCGCGCATCTTCGAACATCTGCGTGCTTTGAAGCCGGGCGCAGGCGGCGAATTGCAGTTGACGGACGCGATTCATTCGCTGCTCGCCGACGAGCAGGTACTGGCGTACAAGTATCACGGCACGCGTTTCGACTGCGGCAGCAAGCTGGGTTATCTGAAGGCGACGGTCGAGTTCGCCTTGCGTCACCCGGAAGTGGCTGCCGATTTCGAAGAATATCTGCGCACCCGTTCGCCGGTGCTGGAAGGTTGA
- a CDS encoding sulfurtransferase TusA family protein: MQIHKEVDARGLMCPLPILRAKKALADMESGQILKVLATDPGSQRDFAAFARQTGNEIVESSAHDKVFTFLMKRR, from the coding sequence ATTCAGATTCACAAGGAAGTCGATGCGCGCGGGCTCATGTGCCCGCTGCCGATTTTGCGCGCCAAGAAGGCGCTCGCCGACATGGAAAGCGGCCAGATTCTCAAGGTGCTCGCCACCGATCCGGGCTCGCAACGCGATTTCGCCGCGTTTGCGCGGCAAACCGGCAATGAAATCGTCGAAAGCTCCGCGCACGACAAGGTTTTCACCTTCCTGATGAAGCGCCGCTGA
- a CDS encoding Gfo/Idh/MocA family oxidoreductase, producing MTGAAGKLRLGVVGLGRLGKRHAENLAYRVPGASLVAACSPVEEERAWARESLPSPRLYDDYAELLADREVDAVWLVTPSSLHAQQIVDALQAGKHVFCEKPLSLDLAECERVLAEAARYPHLQATIGFMRRFDPSYKDAFDKIEAGKIGRPFLVRSQTADQNDSDGFFVRFAATSGGIFLDCTVHDIDVARWLLGKPRAKRVFAAGAAVMHEGLREFGDVDNGVAICEFEDGKLAMFYASRTQAHGNDTHSEVIGTAGALAIGRNPRANRVEIYDATGIRNECTPNFFERFEEAFLYEARAFVAAVQGGAASSAVQAGASLADALEATRIGVALRESLLKGEAVSL from the coding sequence ATGACAGGCGCCGCAGGAAAGCTTCGATTGGGCGTGGTCGGTCTCGGGCGTCTCGGCAAGCGGCACGCGGAGAATCTGGCGTATCGCGTGCCGGGCGCGTCGCTCGTGGCCGCCTGCAGTCCGGTGGAAGAGGAGCGCGCATGGGCGCGAGAATCGTTGCCTTCGCCACGTCTGTACGACGATTACGCGGAACTGCTAGCTGATCGCGAGGTGGATGCGGTCTGGCTCGTCACGCCGTCTTCGTTGCACGCGCAGCAGATCGTCGACGCCTTGCAGGCCGGCAAGCATGTGTTCTGCGAGAAGCCTTTGTCGCTGGATCTCGCCGAGTGCGAGAGGGTGCTGGCCGAGGCCGCGCGCTATCCGCATTTGCAGGCCACCATCGGCTTCATGCGACGCTTCGATCCGAGCTATAAGGACGCGTTCGACAAGATCGAAGCCGGCAAGATCGGCCGGCCGTTTCTGGTGCGCTCGCAGACTGCGGATCAGAACGACAGCGATGGGTTTTTCGTGCGCTTTGCGGCGACGTCCGGCGGGATCTTTCTCGATTGCACCGTGCACGATATCGACGTCGCGCGCTGGCTACTTGGCAAACCGCGCGCGAAACGCGTGTTCGCGGCGGGTGCCGCGGTGATGCACGAAGGCTTGCGAGAGTTCGGCGATGTCGATAACGGTGTCGCGATCTGCGAGTTCGAGGACGGCAAGCTGGCCATGTTTTATGCATCGCGGACGCAGGCGCATGGGAATGACACGCACAGCGAGGTGATCGGCACGGCTGGGGCGCTGGCTATTGGACGTAATCCGCGCGCGAATCGGGTTGAGATTTACGACGCCACGGGGATTCGGAACGAATGCACGCCGAATTTTTTTGAGCGGTTTGAAGAGGCGTTTTTGTATGAGGCGCGGGCGTTTGTTGCAGCTGTGCAGGGTGGGGCGGCGTCTTCTGCTGTGCAAGCGGGGGCTTCGCTGGCGGATGCCTTGGAGGCAACGCGGATTGGGGTGGCGTTGCGGGAGTCGTTGTTGAAAGGGGAGGCTGTTTCTTTGTAG
- the iolG gene encoding inositol 2-dehydrogenase has translation MTDGAKTIDVAVFGAGRIGKIHAANLARQPGVRLKYVVDVNREAAAALAAEHGAQVADIDAAMGDASIGATVICSSTDTHADLIMQSAAQKKHVFCEKPVDLTLERARACAAAVERAGVVCMIGFQRRFDPTFSALKARLDAGEIGTPEMLIVTSRDPGAPPVEYIKHSGGIFKDMLIHDFDIFRWILDDEADTLHATGSCLSDPAIADAGDIDSTAVTIRTKRGRLCQINTARRAAYGYDQRFEVLGSTGMLQAGNVRPTEVTAYSKTEVSSDVPEAFFLERYRAAYAHEIAHFFDAVTRGKPVRTTVADGLKALELADAATRSWREGRAVKLGETS, from the coding sequence ATGACTGATGGGGCAAAGACGATCGACGTAGCGGTGTTCGGCGCGGGGCGCATCGGCAAGATTCATGCGGCGAATCTCGCGCGGCAGCCGGGCGTGCGGCTCAAGTATGTGGTCGACGTGAATCGCGAGGCCGCCGCGGCGCTCGCCGCCGAGCACGGCGCGCAGGTTGCCGATATCGACGCCGCGATGGGCGATGCGTCGATCGGTGCGACCGTGATCTGTTCGAGCACCGACACGCATGCCGATCTGATCATGCAATCCGCCGCGCAGAAGAAGCATGTGTTCTGCGAGAAGCCGGTCGATCTGACGCTGGAGCGTGCGCGCGCCTGTGCGGCAGCGGTGGAGCGCGCGGGCGTGGTGTGCATGATCGGTTTTCAGCGCCGTTTCGATCCGACGTTCTCGGCGTTGAAGGCGCGTCTCGATGCCGGCGAGATCGGCACGCCGGAAATGCTGATTGTGACGAGCCGCGATCCGGGGGCGCCGCCGGTCGAGTACATCAAGCATTCCGGCGGCATTTTCAAGGACATGCTGATTCACGACTTCGACATCTTCCGCTGGATTCTCGACGACGAAGCCGACACGCTGCACGCCACCGGCAGTTGTCTGAGCGACCCGGCGATTGCCGACGCGGGCGATATCGATTCGACCGCGGTCACGATTCGCACGAAGCGCGGCCGCCTGTGCCAGATCAATACCGCGCGGCGCGCCGCGTATGGTTACGACCAGCGCTTCGAAGTGCTGGGCAGCACCGGCATGCTGCAGGCGGGCAATGTGCGGCCCACGGAAGTCACTGCATATTCGAAAACCGAAGTGTCGAGCGACGTGCCGGAAGCGTTTTTTCTCGAACGTTACCGCGCGGCCTACGCGCATGAGATCGCGCATTTCTTCGATGCGGTGACACGTGGAAAGCCGGTGCGCACGACCGTCGCCGACGGTTTGAAGGCGCTCGAACTTGCCGACGCCGCGACCCGCTCGTGGCGCGAGGGACGTGCGGTCAAACTCGGCGAGACATCGTGA
- a CDS encoding MurR/RpiR family transcriptional regulator, with product MAEESTEELPSVEELMQRIAENYDALPRQLKNVATYIEQHRSSVMVDRTSDIAASCGVHPSAVVRFAQRFGFSGFSDLQAVFRQAYTGQGSSSPSYQQRIRKLIDEKPGALSGGSVAREFIAASRGGLEELEAGLDDKEFDAAVKMLQQADNIYVIGVRRSFPVASYIVYALQHTPKRVHLVSGFGGMYREQIRSVKKGDVVIAISFAPYGKETQYCLRVAHHHQAKTLVITDSQLSPLARYASTQLYVKEGSAFAFRSLTSTICLCQALFIALAYKLELNVEESKDTGGYDD from the coding sequence ATGGCGGAAGAGAGCACCGAGGAATTGCCCAGCGTCGAAGAATTGATGCAGCGCATCGCGGAAAACTACGACGCGTTGCCGCGTCAGTTGAAGAATGTCGCGACGTATATCGAGCAGCATCGATCGAGCGTGATGGTGGACCGCACCAGCGACATCGCCGCGAGCTGCGGCGTGCATCCGTCCGCCGTGGTGCGTTTTGCGCAGCGCTTCGGCTTTTCCGGCTTCTCCGATCTGCAGGCGGTTTTTCGGCAGGCTTACACGGGGCAGGGCAGTTCGTCGCCGAGTTATCAGCAGCGCATTCGCAAGCTGATCGACGAAAAGCCGGGCGCGCTGTCCGGCGGTTCGGTGGCTCGCGAGTTCATCGCGGCCTCGCGCGGCGGTCTCGAAGAACTGGAGGCGGGGCTCGACGACAAGGAGTTCGACGCCGCGGTGAAGATGCTGCAACAGGCCGACAACATCTACGTGATCGGCGTGCGGCGCTCGTTTCCGGTGGCGAGCTATATCGTCTACGCACTGCAGCACACACCCAAGCGCGTGCACCTGGTGTCCGGTTTCGGCGGCATGTACCGCGAACAGATTCGTAGTGTGAAGAAGGGCGACGTGGTGATCGCGATCAGCTTTGCGCCCTATGGCAAGGAAACGCAGTATTGTTTGCGGGTCGCGCATCATCATCAGGCGAAGACGCTGGTTATTACGGATAGCCAACTATCTCCGCTCGCGCGTTATGCCAGCACGCAACTGTATGTGAAAGAGGGCAGCGCGTTCGCGTTCCGCTCGCTGACCAGCACGATCTGTTTGTGCCAGGCGTTGTTCATCGCGCTCGCGTACAAGCTCGAATTGAATGTTGAAGAATCCAAAGACACTGGAGGATACGATGACTGA
- a CDS encoding sugar ABC transporter substrate-binding protein: protein MRLCKGKATLRILVTALTLATGFGAASAARAADAHFVLISHAPDSDSWWNTIKNAIKQADEDFNVETDYRNPPNGDIADMARLVEQAAARNYDGVIVTIADFDVLKSSINKVTAKKIPLVTINSGTEEQSAQLGAIMHVGQPEYVAGRAAGEKAKAAGVKSFLCVNHIATNTVSFDRCRGFAEALGVDYKASTIDSGQDPTEIQSKVSAYLRNHPNTGAILTLGPTPASATLKAVTQMGLAGKIYFCTFDFSDDIAKAIQSGTIQFAIDQQPYLQGYIPVAVLAIVKKEHTTDPVKIRQILEANPKFKERLATYGLAPSYGPKNIRSGPGFITKENLDKVIKYAGQYR from the coding sequence ATGAGACTTTGCAAGGGCAAGGCTACGCTCAGGATTCTGGTGACGGCGTTGACGTTGGCGACGGGATTCGGCGCGGCCTCGGCCGCCCGCGCGGCTGACGCGCACTTCGTGCTGATCAGCCACGCGCCGGATTCGGATTCGTGGTGGAACACCATCAAGAACGCCATCAAACAGGCCGACGAGGACTTCAACGTCGAGACCGACTACCGCAATCCACCAAACGGCGACATCGCCGATATGGCCCGTCTGGTCGAACAGGCCGCCGCGCGCAATTACGACGGCGTGATCGTCACCATCGCCGATTTCGACGTGCTGAAAAGCTCGATCAACAAGGTGACCGCGAAGAAGATTCCGCTCGTCACGATCAATTCGGGCACGGAGGAACAGAGTGCGCAACTCGGCGCGATCATGCATGTGGGCCAACCCGAATACGTCGCGGGCAGAGCGGCCGGCGAGAAGGCCAAAGCCGCGGGCGTGAAGTCGTTCCTGTGCGTGAACCACATCGCCACCAATACGGTGTCGTTCGACCGTTGCCGTGGTTTTGCCGAAGCGCTCGGCGTCGACTACAAGGCATCCACGATCGACTCCGGGCAGGATCCGACCGAAATTCAGTCAAAGGTCAGCGCGTATCTGCGTAACCACCCGAACACCGGCGCGATCCTGACGCTCGGACCGACCCCGGCTTCGGCCACGCTGAAAGCGGTCACGCAAATGGGTCTGGCGGGCAAGATCTACTTCTGCACGTTCGACTTCTCCGACGACATCGCCAAGGCCATTCAGAGCGGCACGATCCAGTTCGCAATCGACCAGCAGCCGTACCTGCAAGGCTATATCCCCGTGGCCGTGCTGGCGATCGTGAAGAAAGAGCACACCACCGACCCCGTGAAGATCCGCCAGATTCTCGAAGCCAATCCGAAGTTCAAGGAACGGCTGGCAACTTATGGCCTCGCACCGTCCTATGGACCGAAGAACATTCGCTCGGGCCCGGGTTTCATCACCAAGGAAAACCTCGACAAGGTCATCAAGTACGCAGGGCAGTATCGCTGA
- a CDS encoding ABC transporter permease yields MGVAGKHFPPHVKTNPGEAAPSLPDSDERLRKESRFGHVLNRPEFAAISGAVLVFLVFALTAGGSGMFNLDGVMNWSQVSAYLGILAVGACLLMIAGEFDLSIGSMIGFAGMMVAIPSVYFHWPISLAILFAFAGSMLLGALNGYLVMRTRLPSFIVTLAFLFILRGLTLALSIMFADRTIVSGVGDLAQQDWFADTLFHGVALNGLFTMLARHGIGTMLDNGHALVPGIPKVILWWLGLAAVCAFVLAKTRAGNWILAVGGDANAAKNVGVPVRRVKISLFVLTAFCSCLFAVLQVCDIGSAAADRGLQKEFEAIIAAVIGGTLLTGGYGSVVGACFGALIFGVVQIGITYTNVSSDWFRVFLGVMLLIAVLFNHYVRRRVAQS; encoded by the coding sequence ATGGGTGTAGCCGGCAAACACTTCCCACCGCACGTCAAGACGAATCCCGGCGAGGCAGCGCCCTCGCTGCCTGATTCGGATGAACGGTTGCGCAAGGAATCCAGGTTCGGCCATGTGCTGAACCGCCCCGAATTCGCCGCGATTTCCGGCGCGGTACTGGTGTTTCTCGTTTTCGCGCTGACGGCCGGCGGCTCCGGCATGTTCAACCTCGACGGCGTGATGAACTGGTCGCAGGTCTCGGCGTATCTTGGCATCCTGGCCGTGGGCGCGTGTCTGTTGATGATCGCAGGCGAGTTCGATCTGTCCATCGGCTCGATGATCGGTTTCGCCGGCATGATGGTCGCGATTCCCTCGGTGTATTTTCACTGGCCCATTTCGCTCGCGATCCTCTTCGCGTTCGCCGGCTCCATGCTGCTCGGCGCGCTGAACGGCTATCTGGTGATGCGTACGCGGCTGCCCTCGTTCATCGTCACGCTCGCGTTTCTGTTCATCCTGCGCGGCCTGACTCTGGCGCTCTCGATCATGTTCGCGGACCGCACGATCGTGTCCGGTGTCGGCGACCTCGCGCAGCAGGACTGGTTCGCCGATACGCTGTTTCACGGCGTCGCGCTGAATGGTCTGTTCACGATGCTCGCGCGCCACGGCATCGGCACCATGCTCGATAACGGCCACGCGCTCGTGCCGGGCATTCCCAAGGTGATTCTGTGGTGGCTCGGACTCGCGGCGGTGTGCGCGTTCGTGCTGGCAAAAACGCGGGCGGGCAACTGGATTCTCGCCGTAGGCGGCGACGCCAACGCCGCCAAGAACGTCGGCGTACCGGTGCGTCGCGTGAAGATTTCGCTGTTCGTGCTGACCGCGTTCTGCTCGTGCCTGTTCGCGGTGCTGCAAGTGTGCGACATCGGCTCGGCCGCGGCCGATCGTGGTTTGCAGAAGGAATTCGAAGCGATCATCGCCGCGGTGATCGGCGGGACCTTGCTGACGGGTGGTTATGGTTCGGTGGTCGGCGCGTGTTTCGGTGCGTTGATCTTCGGCGTCGTGCAGATCGGCATCACCTACACCAACGTCAGTTCCGACTGGTTCCGCGTGTTCCTCGGCGTGATGCTGTTGATCGCCGTGCTGTTCAATCACTATGTGCGCCGCCGCGTCGCGCAATCGTAA
- a CDS encoding ATP-binding cassette domain-containing protein, with protein MSDTNTAANAVPESNANAPQEDVILALENVNKYFGKVIALSGVTLRLKRGEVHCLLGDNGAGKSTLIKTLAGVHQPSSGQYLVDGKPVLFESPKDALDLGIATVYQDLALVPLLSVARNFFMGREPQKKLFGFLSVMDLETSATTARDKLAEMGINVRDAHQPIGTMSGGEKQCLAIARAIHFGARVLILDEPTAALGVKQSFNVLKLIHKARAKGISVIFITHNVHHAYPIGDSFTVLNRGKSLGTFTKETISKDEVLDMMAGGAEMQKMIGELEGATI; from the coding sequence ATGTCCGATACGAATACCGCAGCGAACGCCGTGCCTGAATCAAACGCGAACGCACCGCAGGAAGACGTGATCCTCGCGCTCGAGAACGTCAACAAATACTTCGGCAAGGTGATCGCGCTCAGCGGCGTGACCTTGCGCCTGAAACGCGGCGAAGTGCATTGCCTGCTCGGCGACAACGGCGCGGGCAAGTCGACGCTGATCAAGACCCTCGCCGGCGTGCATCAGCCCTCTTCCGGCCAGTATCTGGTGGACGGAAAACCGGTGCTATTCGAGTCGCCGAAAGACGCACTCGATCTCGGCATCGCCACCGTGTATCAGGATCTCGCGCTGGTGCCGCTGCTCTCCGTGGCGCGCAACTTTTTCATGGGACGCGAGCCGCAAAAGAAATTGTTCGGCTTCCTGAGCGTGATGGACCTCGAGACCAGCGCCACTACTGCGCGCGACAAGCTCGCCGAAATGGGCATCAATGTGCGCGACGCGCATCAGCCGATCGGCACGATGTCCGGCGGCGAGAAACAGTGTCTGGCGATCGCGCGGGCGATTCACTTCGGCGCGCGTGTACTGATTCTCGACGAACCGACCGCCGCGCTCGGCGTGAAGCAAAGCTTCAACGTGCTGAAGCTGATTCACAAGGCGCGCGCCAAAGGCATTTCGGTGATCTTCATCACGCACAACGTGCACCACGCGTATCCGATCGGCGATTCGTTCACGGTGCTCAATCGCGGCAAATCGCTCGGCACGTTCACCAAGGAAACCATCAGCAAGGACGAAGTGCTCGACATGATGGCCGGCGGCGCCGAGATGCAGAAGATGATCGGCGAACTCGAAGGCGCGACGATCTGA
- a CDS encoding bifunctional 5-dehydro-2-deoxygluconokinase/5-dehydro-2-deoxyphosphogluconate aldolase, with translation MDHSSTSSGVTSASAPATGSRFAPGRSRDIVCLGRLAVDLYAQQVGARLEDVSSFAKYLGGSSANIAFGCARLGLASSMLARVGNDHMGRFLTETLAKEGCDVSHVRIDQERLTALVLLGLKDRDTFPLIFYRENCADMAVDEADFDEPFIASSKALLITGTHFSTEQVNRTSRRALDYARRNQVRTVLDIDYRPVLWGLTGKADGETRFVASEGVTAHLQRILPLFDLVIGTEEEFRIAGGKTELVDALAMVRAVTPATLVLKRGPMGCQIIDGAVPASLDDLPIQGGVEVEVLNVLGAGDAFASGFLSGWLRDQPLEACARAANASGALVVSRHGCAPAMPTPAELDYFLREAKADPQRMRRPDRDATLARLHRVSPARKQWDEVLGFAFDHRNQFFELAQQTGADEARIARLKGLFVEAVAQTETALGLQNRIGVLIDDRYGQDALNAATGRGWWIGRPVELPGSVPLVFDHGRSIGTTLIPWPQEHIVKCLVQFHPDEPIEQRLEQETQLRALYDATQASGHELLLEVIPPKHAHFPQAPDTVYRALKRLYNIGIYPEWWKLEPMDAAQWRNVDALIAERDPYCRGVVLLGLSAAVEQLDEGFRAAAQSATCRGFTVGRTIFHEPSHAWLAGEIGDDELIARVRRTFETLIASWRATRGASAAQPSAPNPVHQEQAA, from the coding sequence ATGGATCATTCCAGCACATCCAGCGGCGTCACGTCCGCTTCGGCGCCGGCTACCGGCAGCCGCTTCGCGCCGGGCCGCAGCCGCGATATCGTCTGTCTCGGCCGCCTTGCCGTCGATCTGTATGCGCAGCAAGTCGGCGCGCGCCTCGAAGACGTGTCGAGCTTCGCGAAGTATCTCGGCGGATCGTCGGCGAATATCGCGTTCGGTTGCGCGCGGCTCGGCCTCGCGTCGTCGATGCTGGCGCGCGTCGGCAACGATCACATGGGCCGCTTTCTCACCGAGACGCTCGCCAAGGAGGGTTGCGACGTCAGCCACGTGCGCATCGATCAGGAGCGCCTGACCGCCCTCGTGCTGCTCGGCCTGAAAGACCGCGATACTTTCCCGCTGATCTTCTATCGCGAGAACTGCGCGGACATGGCGGTCGATGAAGCGGATTTCGACGAGCCCTTCATTGCGTCGTCGAAAGCGCTGTTGATCACCGGCACGCACTTTTCCACCGAACAGGTGAACCGCACGAGCCGCCGCGCGCTGGACTATGCGCGCCGCAACCAGGTGCGCACCGTGCTCGATATCGACTATCGTCCGGTGCTGTGGGGCCTCACCGGCAAGGCGGACGGTGAGACGCGCTTCGTCGCGAGCGAAGGCGTCACCGCGCATTTACAGCGCATTCTGCCGCTGTTCGATCTGGTGATCGGCACCGAAGAGGAATTCCGCATTGCCGGCGGCAAGACCGAACTGGTCGACGCGCTGGCGATGGTGCGTGCCGTCACGCCGGCCACCTTGGTGCTGAAACGCGGACCAATGGGCTGCCAGATCATCGACGGCGCGGTGCCCGCCTCGCTCGACGACCTGCCGATTCAAGGCGGCGTGGAAGTCGAAGTGCTGAACGTGCTTGGCGCGGGCGATGCGTTCGCTTCAGGCTTTCTCTCCGGATGGCTGCGCGATCAGCCGCTCGAAGCGTGCGCGCGCGCCGCGAACGCGAGCGGCGCGCTGGTCGTCTCTCGCCACGGCTGCGCGCCGGCCATGCCGACGCCCGCCGAACTCGACTACTTCCTGCGCGAAGCGAAAGCCGATCCGCAGCGCATGCGCCGCCCGGATCGCGACGCGACGCTCGCACGGCTGCATCGCGTCTCGCCGGCCCGCAAACAATGGGACGAAGTGCTCGGTTTCGCCTTCGACCATCGCAACCAGTTCTTCGAACTCGCGCAGCAAACCGGCGCCGACGAAGCGCGCATTGCGCGTCTGAAGGGCCTGTTCGTCGAAGCCGTCGCGCAAACCGAAACCGCGCTGGGTTTGCAGAACCGCATCGGCGTGCTGATCGACGACCGTTATGGCCAGGACGCGCTGAACGCGGCCACCGGACGCGGCTGGTGGATCGGTCGGCCAGTGGAACTGCCGGGCTCCGTGCCGCTCGTGTTCGATCACGGCCGTTCGATCGGCACCACGCTGATTCCGTGGCCACAGGAGCATATCGTCAAGTGCCTCGTGCAGTTTCATCCCGACGAACCCATCGAGCAGCGTCTCGAACAGGAAACGCAACTCCGCGCGCTCTACGACGCGACGCAAGCGAGCGGCCATGAATTGCTGCTCGAAGTGATTCCGCCGAAACACGCGCATTTTCCGCAAGCGCCGGACACCGTGTATCGCGCGTTGAAGCGCCTGTACAACATCGGCATCTATCCCGAGTGGTGGAAGCTCGAACCGATGGACGCCGCGCAATGGCGTAACGTCGACGCGCTGATCGCCGAGCGCGATCCCTATTGCCGGGGCGTGGTACTGCTCGGTTTGTCGGCGGCCGTCGAGCAGTTGGACGAAGGCTTCCGCGCGGCCGCGCAATCGGCGACGTGCCGCGGCTTCACGGTCGGACGCACGATCTTTCACGAGCCGAGTCATGCGTGGCTCGCCGGAGAAATCGGCGACGACGAATTGATCGCGCGCGTGCGCCGCACCTTCGAAACACTGATCGCTTCGTGGCGTGCAACGCGTGGCGCAAGCGCCGCGCAGCCCAGCGCGCCGAACCCTGTCCATCAGGAGCAAGCCGCATGA